The Bacillus sp. B-jedd sequence GGTTGCCTGCTACGGAGCCCCCTATGTTCATCATGATGAATACTTGCTAGTCCCGAAAACGTTGTACGCGAAAGTCCCGGATTCGGTCGATCCAAAGGAAGCCGCTCTTTGTGGACTCGGCGCCATCGCCATCCACGCGCTCCGTATTGCCAACCTGCAATTTGGCGAGACGGCCGTCATTGTCGGCTTAGGCGTGCTCGGCCAGTTGATCGCCAAAATCGCCAATGCCGCGGCCTATAATGTCATTGCTTATGATCTGAGCAAAAGCCGGGTGGATATGCTCAAGGAAGAAAAGATTACATCCTTTTCCTCTGTTGAAGACATGGAAGAGGCAATCCACTTGGAAACAAACGGCCAGGGCGCGGATGCAGTTCTATTATGTACCGGCGGAAAACGCTCCCCGCTTACACACGAATGCCTGAAATGGATTCGCACGAAAGGAAAGGCTGTCATCGTCGGTGATATCGAACCCGACTTTCCAAGGGATTTAATGTTTGCAAAAGAAGCGGAGCTGCGCATTTCCCGTGCCGGCGGGCCTGGGCGGTATGACAAAGTGTATGAAAAAGAAGCGATAGATTATCCATATGAATACGTTCGTTGGACAGAAGGCCGGAATGTCTATGAATATATAAGGCTCCTGAAAGAAAAAAGGGTTGATGTCCGGCCGTTTATAAAGGATATCGTTGATTTTGAAGAGGCGCCGCTGGAATTCGAGAAACTGTTTGAGAAGGAATCTGCCACTCTTACTAAACTGATCCGCTATCAATAACGATTGAGCCTGAACCCTTTTATCTCATCATTTTGCAGATAAAGGCTTCGGGCTTAAGTCCTTGTAGTTAACTGAAAATGAAACGAGGTTACCTATATGCAAATCAATCTCACAGGGGAGACCCATTCCATTTTAAGCGGGCTGCAGTTTTTATCGGAAAACCTGGACCTGCAGTTGCAGCCCGGTGGATATCCCATCGCTGTTAAACAGGAGTCTGGCCCGATACGCGTCCGCAACAAGGAGGGAAAGGGAGAAATCCTCTTCCAGGAAAAAATCCATTTTTACCGGGCGATTGGATTATGGCTTGAGCTCCACAAAAAGTACGGTGAATTTGATCAAACCGAAGAACCGCAATTTCAAACGAGCGGCGTCATGCTTGATGTATCCAGGAATGCAGTTTTGAAGGTGGATGAAGTAAAAGCGCTTTTAAGAAAGATAGCGGTCATGGGATTGAATGTCGTCATGCTGTATACAGAAGACACTTATGAAATTCCGGATTACCCGTATTTTGGCTATATGCGCGGCAGGTATTCGGAAGCTGAATTGAAATTATGTGATGACTACGCGGACGCATTGGGGATTGAAATGGTCCCTTGCATCCAGACTCTTGCCCATTTGGCGATGGCGCTGAAATGGGGATATGCGTCGGAGATAAGAGACACTCCTGACATTTTACTCGTCGGTGAGCCAAAGACATATGAATTCATTGAAAGCATGATCAAGGCCGCGGCAAAACCATTCAGGACAAACCGGATTCACATTGGCATGGATGAGGCGTTCCAGCTCGGGCTCGGAAGGTATTTGGAGTTAAATGGTTATAA is a genomic window containing:
- a CDS encoding zinc-dependent alcohol dehydrogenase, encoding MKRIVAHNKKVEIIEDQMPTLDGKPSYVLIKTMYSAISPGTELSLLAASENKQFHLGYSAMGEVVECGSDITDVKKGDLVACYGAPYVHHDEYLLVPKTLYAKVPDSVDPKEAALCGLGAIAIHALRIANLQFGETAVIVGLGVLGQLIAKIANAAAYNVIAYDLSKSRVDMLKEEKITSFSSVEDMEEAIHLETNGQGADAVLLCTGGKRSPLTHECLKWIRTKGKAVIVGDIEPDFPRDLMFAKEAELRISRAGGPGRYDKVYEKEAIDYPYEYVRWTEGRNVYEYIRLLKEKRVDVRPFIKDIVDFEEAPLEFEKLFEKESATLTKLIRYQ